The following proteins come from a genomic window of Acetivibrio cellulolyticus CD2:
- a CDS encoding ABC transporter ATP-binding protein — protein MGEKYSILELINVSKQFGGIQAVEDFSIKINKGDLHCLIGPNGAGKTTVFKLITGVHPVSSGRIIFKSQDITNKKPTARAKMGISLKMQIPGIYEDLTLIDNLKLAATNYMSEDKMMSEIERLVHLVKLDTIGNPIVKNMSHGQQQWLEIAMVLVASPELLLLDEPVAGMGPEETSFTADLINELNRQGITILFIDHDMDFVRKIAKKVTVLHFGKKYAEGAIEDIENDEGVKRIYLGS, from the coding sequence ATGGGCGAAAAGTACAGTATACTGGAACTTATAAATGTATCCAAGCAGTTTGGTGGAATTCAGGCTGTAGAAGACTTTAGCATTAAAATAAACAAAGGGGATCTTCACTGTTTGATTGGCCCTAATGGGGCAGGAAAAACAACGGTTTTCAAACTTATAACTGGAGTACATCCAGTTTCCTCAGGAAGAATTATTTTTAAAAGCCAAGATATTACCAACAAAAAACCAACAGCTCGAGCAAAAATGGGAATAAGCCTTAAAATGCAAATTCCGGGAATTTATGAAGATTTAACCCTGATTGACAATTTAAAACTTGCTGCTACCAATTACATGTCTGAGGACAAAATGATGAGTGAAATTGAACGATTGGTTCATCTTGTAAAACTGGATACGATTGGGAATCCAATTGTAAAGAATATGTCCCATGGTCAGCAACAGTGGTTGGAAATAGCCATGGTACTTGTTGCATCACCGGAACTGTTACTATTGGATGAACCTGTTGCAGGAATGGGGCCAGAGGAAACGAGCTTTACGGCGGACCTCATTAATGAGCTTAACAGGCAGGGAATTACAATACTTTTTATTGACCACGACATGGACTTTGTTCGTAAGATTGCGAAAAAAGTTACCGTTTTGCACTTCGGAAAGAAATATGCAGAAGGAGCGATTGAGGATATTGAAAATGATGAAGGTGTGAAGAGGATATACCTTGGAAGCTAG
- a CDS encoding branched-chain amino acid ABC transporter permease, translated as MIKGKRLNSETIMVVIIFLFAYMMPLWVNPYQINIYTYFMTTILLCLSLSLIWGMTGIFSFAQATFFGIGAYAYGILGRLMENPSITILIMVLAVLLAALAAGILGFFMFYGGVNDVFVGLITLCFAIAFHTFMMQTAGPEWSIKGIELGGWNGLYQIPKLTIFGLQMNDIVYYLFVLSIVLFIYLGMKKIQKTKIGYSMLAVRENRSRSELLGFNVPAVQTLVFAVGGGIAGLAGVLYSSWGTYVSPSNITIAASTLPVVLVAAGGRKNSTASMIFAGIYCVFTNQLAVSTTGSQFSSIIIGVLLIIVILYLPEGLIYSLFKSLDYLVGKMSAPKTSDKKEVF; from the coding sequence ATGATAAAAGGAAAGAGGTTAAATTCGGAAACTATAATGGTAGTAATTATTTTTTTGTTTGCATACATGATGCCGCTTTGGGTAAATCCATATCAAATCAATATTTATACTTATTTTATGACGACCATATTATTATGTCTCAGTTTGTCACTGATATGGGGAATGACAGGAATATTCAGTTTTGCACAGGCTACCTTTTTTGGTATAGGTGCATATGCATATGGTATATTGGGAAGATTAATGGAAAATCCTTCGATTACAATTCTGATAATGGTACTGGCTGTCTTGCTAGCTGCTCTGGCAGCGGGAATATTAGGTTTCTTTATGTTTTATGGTGGTGTAAATGATGTGTTTGTAGGTTTGATTACATTATGTTTTGCAATTGCATTTCACACTTTCATGATGCAGACAGCAGGTCCGGAATGGTCAATAAAAGGCATAGAATTAGGAGGATGGAACGGATTGTACCAGATACCTAAGCTAACTATTTTCGGACTTCAGATGAATGATATTGTTTATTATTTATTTGTTTTATCGATAGTTCTCTTTATTTACCTTGGTATGAAAAAGATACAAAAAACAAAAATTGGTTATTCAATGCTTGCGGTTAGGGAAAACCGTTCAAGAAGTGAGCTTTTGGGATTTAATGTTCCAGCAGTGCAAACACTTGTATTTGCTGTTGGAGGCGGAATTGCAGGGCTTGCCGGTGTTTTGTACAGCTCTTGGGGCACTTATGTATCACCTTCGAATATTACTATTGCTGCATCAACTTTGCCGGTTGTGCTTGTAGCAGCGGGGGGACGAAAAAACAGCACTGCTTCAATGATTTTTGCCGGAATTTATTGTGTTTTTACAAATCAATTGGCAGTCAGTACTACAGGTAGTCAATTTTCATCCATAATTATTGGGGTATTGCTCATCATAGTGATTCTGTATTTGCCGGAAGGTTTAATTTATTCCCTGTTTAAAAGCCTTGATTATCTAGTTGGCAAAATGTCTGCCCCAAAAACATCCGACAAAAAGGAGGTGTTTTGA
- a CDS encoding ABC transporter permease subunit, producing MSLSQILYQFGNSFSFLIIASMGLAIIYGMMGIINFAHGEFLMIGAYMTTALAQSGIPLPLAILAASIITGLIGFILDRLIISKLYARPLDSVVATWGVSMVIKQGMALLMTSFTGNLALSGVSTPLGSIKSANGSFSVYRLLLMLIALLLIVIVYVVFIYTKFGLQSRATMQRSDIAASLGVNTNKIYGMTFMIGSMLAGLAGGLFAPTMSITPEFGSTFLMPSFITVLMGGANPLIGTLASAIGLGTVDSVVTILSTAFYGTMVMLIIAIIFIRVCPKGFSDLIENKLLGRKK from the coding sequence ATGTCATTATCACAAATATTATATCAATTTGGAAACAGCTTTTCATTCCTCATCATTGCATCTATGGGCCTTGCAATTATTTATGGAATGATGGGGATCATAAACTTTGCACATGGAGAATTTTTAATGATAGGTGCATATATGACGACAGCTCTGGCTCAAAGTGGAATTCCATTACCATTGGCGATTCTTGCTGCATCCATAATTACAGGACTTATAGGATTTATACTGGACAGGTTGATCATATCCAAGCTGTACGCAAGACCGTTGGATTCTGTTGTAGCAACATGGGGTGTAAGTATGGTCATTAAGCAGGGAATGGCACTGCTTATGACCAGTTTTACAGGGAATCTTGCGTTGTCAGGTGTTTCGACGCCATTAGGATCAATTAAATCAGCAAATGGAAGTTTTTCAGTTTACAGACTTCTGCTTATGCTTATAGCATTGCTTTTGATAGTAATAGTATATGTAGTTTTCATCTATACGAAATTTGGTCTTCAATCCAGAGCAACCATGCAAAGAAGTGATATAGCGGCAAGTCTTGGAGTAAATACGAATAAAATTTACGGAATGACCTTTATGATTGGGTCAATGCTAGCAGGACTTGCGGGAGGTTTATTTGCACCAACTATGTCTATAACTCCAGAGTTTGGTTCAACCTTTCTTATGCCAAGTTTCATTACTGTACTAATGGGGGGGGCAAACCCTTTGATAGGAACTTTGGCTTCAGCAATTGGATTAGGAACAGTGGACAGTGTTGTGACCATATTAAGCACAGCTTTTTATGGAACTATGGTTATGTTAATTATAGCAATTATATTTATCAGAGTTTGTCCAAAGGGATTTTCAGACTTAATAGAAAACAAATTGTTAGGACGAAAGAAGTGA
- a CDS encoding ABC transporter substrate-binding protein yields MKKIISVITVLSVVFLLMTACSNNTAGDKGNNSDGNGDVIKIGYMQDISGDYSIAGLPKYHAAQVAVAQINEEGGILGKKVEMIVYDTQSDTTKAQEGAKKLILQDKVDLITGLYSSPAREAVRVIGEQNNKLVFYNNVYEGGDASHNLFCTSITEDTQLKTLTEEMVTKYGKKIYTIGADYSWGQISGAWVKKFAKEYGAEVVGEEYLPLTVSQFSNSITKIQQTNPDVLFVFLVGNAQSAFFEQWANAGMTSTPMACTVNLSNGEHIRFAAPALANMHVTTLYAEELESEASKSFVARFRKMFPNEEYIGADACAEYSGIMLYKVAVEMAGTTETDKVIETLETDKVSYDSPAGAITMNGASHQVISNQYLVKCEKDHSISILKTFENIKPTWLTEELGIDLRKTSPNKQFTPIDAK; encoded by the coding sequence ATGAAAAAAATAATTTCAGTGATCACAGTATTAAGTGTAGTTTTTTTACTGATGACAGCATGCAGTAATAATACAGCTGGTGATAAAGGCAACAATTCTGATGGTAATGGTGATGTAATTAAAATAGGGTATATGCAGGATATATCCGGTGACTATTCTATAGCGGGTTTGCCAAAGTATCATGCAGCCCAGGTTGCTGTGGCTCAGATTAATGAAGAAGGCGGTATATTGGGAAAAAAAGTTGAAATGATTGTTTATGATACACAGTCGGATACAACAAAGGCTCAGGAAGGCGCCAAAAAACTGATATTACAGGACAAGGTTGATCTTATTACTGGATTATATTCAAGTCCTGCGAGAGAAGCAGTACGGGTAATTGGAGAGCAAAACAACAAATTGGTTTTTTATAATAATGTATATGAAGGAGGAGATGCAAGCCATAACCTGTTTTGCACTTCTATCACAGAGGATACACAGCTAAAGACACTAACTGAAGAAATGGTTACTAAGTATGGTAAAAAGATCTATACGATAGGTGCTGATTACAGTTGGGGTCAGATTAGCGGTGCATGGGTGAAAAAATTTGCCAAAGAATACGGAGCTGAGGTTGTGGGAGAGGAATACCTGCCCCTTACAGTATCTCAATTCAGCAATTCTATAACAAAAATCCAACAGACTAATCCCGATGTATTATTTGTTTTCCTTGTTGGTAATGCACAATCGGCATTCTTTGAACAGTGGGCAAATGCAGGTATGACTTCAACGCCAATGGCTTGTACGGTTAATTTGTCAAATGGAGAACATATAAGATTTGCAGCACCAGCACTTGCAAACATGCATGTAACAACACTGTATGCCGAGGAGCTGGAGAGTGAAGCATCCAAGTCTTTTGTTGCAAGGTTCCGCAAGATGTTTCCCAATGAAGAATATATAGGAGCCGATGCCTGTGCCGAATATTCAGGAATCATGCTTTATAAAGTGGCTGTCGAAATGGCGGGGACAACTGAGACAGACAAGGTGATAGAAACACTGGAAACGGACAAGGTTTCTTATGATAGTCCGGCAGGTGCTATAACGATGAATGGTGCATCCCATCAAGTTATATCCAATCAGTATCTGGTTAAATGTGAAAAAGATCATTCTATCTCTATACTTAAAACTTTTGAAAATATTAAGCCTACCTGGCTGACTGAGGAACTAGGTATAGACCTCAGAAAAACAAGTCCTAACAAGCAATTCACTCCTATTGATGCTAAATAG
- a CDS encoding hydantoinase/oxoprolinase family protein, producing MAKYACIDVGGTFTDAAILDENGALNVFKSPTTPHDWTEGILGALKVAAEFYNQSVSDFLKDISVSSGGFATHGSTIATNAIVERKVGKIGIICTKGFRDVFLFREGPNKNPFDFDLDYPEPFVPRYLTLSVEERINSEGEIDTPLNEEEVRAVTKQLKEYNVEAICICFLWSTANQVHEKRAEEIIHKEWPEVQVVLSCEVNPNSREYRRWISAAMDASLRKLVSIYANNLNNRLNDSGFIGEIGMLNSSGGVMSTKEIVGRPIFSVDSGPSMAPVSGREYALRDLGDKNAVVLDMGGTTFDVSCVIGGNISVSRETVIGDEIPGISRVNVHSIGAGGGSIAWVDSGGMVRVGPRSAGSVPGPACYNRGGTQPTVTDANLVLGYINAEFFNNGKMKLYPELAYKAIKEHVADKLGVSVMDAAYTIWTTVNVNMIAAIKDITIWQGIDPRNYVMVAGGGACGLHAIPLAEGLDMKKLLIPRTAGGLSAVGGIFSDVVSEYNDSFYTTTRDFDFDRANKVLESLYQKAVQFFERNKIKSQNRKIELYMEGHYPFQVWELSVNITEFLTNDFKIDEDSVKSIEMAFHEEHKRTFTIKEDTFVECIYWRIKAIGKTETEAVIPEQEYHKENVVNLPDKRTGSRKIYFKKYNEMIVTPIYAGENLVYGDVIEGPAIIEEPTTTVVVLPGYEAKVTKFNNYYIEAGK from the coding sequence ATGGCAAAGTATGCATGTATAGATGTAGGCGGAACATTTACTGATGCAGCTATCTTAGACGAAAATGGAGCACTTAATGTATTTAAATCTCCTACAACTCCTCATGACTGGACGGAAGGTATTTTAGGGGCATTAAAGGTAGCGGCTGAATTTTACAATCAAAGTGTTTCCGACTTTTTGAAAGATATAAGCGTGTCAAGCGGAGGATTTGCAACTCATGGTTCTACAATAGCAACAAACGCAATTGTAGAAAGAAAAGTAGGAAAGATAGGAATTATCTGTACAAAAGGTTTCAGGGATGTATTCCTATTCCGTGAAGGACCTAATAAGAATCCTTTTGATTTTGACTTGGATTATCCGGAGCCATTTGTTCCAAGATATCTGACACTTTCGGTAGAAGAAAGAATTAATTCCGAAGGGGAGATTGATACACCGCTTAATGAAGAAGAAGTAAGGGCTGTAACGAAACAATTGAAAGAGTATAATGTTGAAGCAATATGTATATGTTTTTTATGGTCAACTGCCAATCAGGTACATGAAAAACGTGCAGAGGAAATAATACATAAAGAATGGCCGGAAGTACAGGTGGTTTTAAGCTGTGAAGTAAATCCAAACAGCAGAGAATACCGCAGGTGGATTTCAGCTGCAATGGATGCGTCCTTAAGAAAGCTTGTATCGATCTATGCAAATAATTTAAATAACAGGTTGAACGATTCTGGATTTATTGGCGAAATTGGAATGCTGAATTCGTCCGGTGGTGTTATGAGTACAAAGGAAATTGTGGGCAGACCAATATTTTCAGTGGATTCAGGCCCATCCATGGCACCTGTATCTGGGCGTGAATATGCTTTGAGAGATTTAGGGGATAAGAATGCTGTGGTGCTTGACATGGGAGGTACAACCTTTGATGTTAGCTGTGTAATAGGTGGAAATATATCGGTTTCAAGGGAAACTGTTATTGGAGATGAAATACCTGGTATATCAAGAGTTAATGTGCACAGTATAGGTGCAGGAGGTGGTAGTATTGCATGGGTAGACAGTGGCGGAATGGTACGTGTCGGACCGAGAAGTGCAGGATCGGTTCCTGGACCTGCTTGTTACAATCGTGGAGGTACACAACCTACTGTTACAGATGCAAATCTGGTGTTGGGGTATATAAATGCTGAATTTTTTAACAACGGAAAAATGAAACTATATCCTGAGCTAGCTTATAAGGCGATAAAAGAGCATGTCGCAGATAAACTGGGTGTCAGTGTTATGGATGCCGCTTATACTATCTGGACGACCGTAAATGTCAATATGATTGCAGCAATTAAAGATATTACCATATGGCAGGGCATAGACCCAAGAAATTATGTAATGGTAGCGGGTGGTGGTGCTTGTGGACTTCATGCCATTCCGCTTGCAGAAGGTCTTGATATGAAAAAATTGCTTATACCAAGGACAGCAGGTGGTTTAAGTGCTGTAGGAGGGATATTCTCCGATGTTGTATCCGAATATAATGATAGTTTTTATACTACCACAAGAGATTTTGATTTTGATAGGGCAAACAAAGTGCTTGAGTCACTTTATCAGAAGGCAGTACAATTCTTTGAGAGGAATAAAATTAAATCCCAAAATAGGAAAATTGAATTATATATGGAAGGACATTATCCATTTCAGGTATGGGAACTTTCGGTTAATATAACAGAATTTTTAACAAACGACTTTAAAATAGATGAAGATTCTGTGAAGAGTATTGAGATGGCTTTCCATGAGGAGCACAAAAGAACATTTACAATCAAGGAAGATACTTTTGTAGAGTGTATTTACTGGAGAATAAAAGCAATTGGAAAAACTGAAACTGAAGCAGTAATTCCAGAACAGGAATATCATAAGGAAAATGTGGTGAATTTACCGGACAAAAGGACCGGTTCGCGAAAAATATATTTTAAAAAGTATAATGAAATGATTGTTACTCCAATATATGCAGGGGAGAACCTTGTATATGGGGATGTTATTGAAGGTCCTGCAATAATAGAAGAGCCGACAACAACAGTAGTTGTGCTGCCAGGATATGAAGCAAAGGTTACGAAATTCAACAACTACTATATAGAAGCGGGTAAATAG
- a CDS encoding hydantoinase B/oxoprolinase family protein, with translation MSSKKVEPYLMSVLSSRLYSIGLEMTNTLMRTARSQLMSVCHDLSTAICDRNGKVIALAESIPVHCANMGLTVNPCFKHPEGIKEGDLFLNNSPYHGNTHHADYTYIAPVFYKGELMFFAVTKGHQADCGNSIPSTYHPTAKDMYEEGALDWPCIKIQKNYQDIHDIIAIAKQRIRVPEMWYGDYLACVGSSRTGEKRLIEMCEEYGNDIVKDFCDAYQEYGSKRMMEEIKKFPAGHWEYDVTCDEIEGIVPEVTIHIKCDVFPEEGNIVFDLRENRDSLPCGLNMCEATTLASVVTGVLNHITTDIPCNEGAMSHIKVLMREGCIVGKSKMPYSSSLATTNYADRLISGVQALMNQIVVQYGIAEGGAVQCPAVAVVSGVDFRKNYSPYVNQIFCGMTGGPGVLGHDGWVTYQYPVTGGAMNWNSTEVLEQQYPFKVVHEEIMIDTVGAGKYDSAPSCKFVLTPRKEPVTCAYSCDGIKNPPKGACGGFSGHEAGAWKYIIEEGETSRVDLPPFAEPVIEYGEAIVSESSSGGGYGSPLEREPKMVCHRVREGWISKEFAEKVYGVVLDTSKEEYTVDLEKTKKLREKLSLERR, from the coding sequence ATGAGCAGCAAAAAAGTAGAACCCTACTTAATGTCTGTATTATCAAGCAGACTATACAGTATTGGACTGGAAATGACAAATACGTTAATGAGAACTGCAAGATCACAGTTGATGAGTGTGTGCCATGATTTGTCAACAGCGATTTGTGATAGAAACGGTAAAGTTATTGCGTTGGCTGAAAGTATACCGGTACACTGTGCAAATATGGGATTGACCGTAAATCCGTGTTTTAAACATCCGGAAGGAATAAAGGAAGGTGATTTGTTCTTGAATAATTCACCGTATCATGGAAATACCCATCATGCGGATTATACATACATTGCTCCTGTGTTTTATAAGGGTGAACTCATGTTTTTCGCAGTTACCAAAGGGCATCAAGCTGATTGCGGCAACAGTATTCCAAGCACATATCACCCAACAGCAAAGGATATGTATGAGGAAGGTGCGCTTGACTGGCCTTGTATAAAAATTCAGAAAAACTATCAGGACATACATGATATTATCGCAATAGCAAAACAAAGAATTCGTGTACCAGAAATGTGGTATGGAGACTATCTTGCTTGTGTTGGTTCCTCAAGAACTGGCGAGAAGCGTTTGATTGAGATGTGCGAAGAATATGGAAATGATATTGTAAAAGATTTTTGTGATGCTTATCAGGAATATGGCTCAAAGAGAATGATGGAGGAAATCAAGAAGTTTCCGGCAGGTCATTGGGAATATGATGTTACATGTGATGAGATTGAAGGTATTGTTCCTGAGGTTACTATACACATTAAGTGTGATGTGTTTCCTGAAGAAGGTAATATTGTTTTTGACTTAAGAGAGAATAGGGATTCCCTTCCGTGTGGTTTGAATATGTGTGAAGCGACCACTCTTGCAAGTGTTGTAACAGGTGTATTAAACCATATAACGACTGATATTCCATGTAATGAAGGAGCGATGAGTCATATAAAGGTTCTGATGAGAGAAGGCTGTATTGTTGGGAAATCTAAAATGCCGTACTCTTCTTCGTTAGCAACAACTAACTATGCAGACCGTTTGATTTCAGGAGTTCAGGCACTTATGAACCAAATAGTTGTCCAATATGGTATTGCAGAAGGTGGAGCAGTTCAATGTCCGGCTGTGGCGGTTGTGTCCGGTGTGGATTTTAGGAAGAATTACAGTCCTTATGTTAACCAGATTTTTTGTGGTATGACAGGTGGTCCTGGTGTTTTAGGGCATGATGGATGGGTGACTTATCAGTATCCGGTAACAGGCGGAGCAATGAATTGGAATTCAACGGAAGTTCTTGAACAGCAGTATCCGTTTAAGGTGGTTCATGAAGAAATTATGATTGATACAGTAGGTGCAGGCAAATATGACTCAGCACCGTCCTGTAAATTTGTTCTGACACCTAGAAAAGAGCCTGTGACTTGTGCATATTCGTGTGACGGTATAAAGAATCCTCCAAAGGGAGCCTGCGGAGGATTTAGTGGGCATGAAGCTGGAGCATGGAAATACATAATTGAAGAAGGAGAAACCTCAAGAGTTGATCTTCCACCCTTTGCGGAGCCTGTTATAGAGTATGGTGAAGCAATAGTTTCCGAAAGCTCAAGTGGCGGAGGATATGGGAGCCCATTAGAGAGGGAACCCAAGATGGTTTGTCATAGAGTTAGGGAAGGCTGGATATCAAAGGAATTTGCTGAGAAAGTATACGGCGTTGTATTGGATACTTCAAAGGAAGAATATACGGTTGATCTTGAAAAAACAAAAAAATTGAGAGAAAAATTATCTTTAGAAAGAAGATAG
- a CDS encoding IclR family transcriptional regulator, with protein sequence MSHLIFCVALKNDDAFINGENTVKGNKSLGKNHQPKVKSLYKALKLLDYFDEEHKELGVTEIAEMSGIIKSSVHNILQTFECCGFVTQIYGSNKYRIGSAALELFEKYRTSHHIDYRVSESLQEIRNKYHVNVYLGMRNEFEVIYICAEVETKNSGNLHKIGAKTPLHCVGLGKILLGYSEVDIREAFYKTELQRFTPYTICDQEVLRKEVEDAVYLGYAKSNSEYVIGMNSVAVPIIVGYEPIKYALGVSSNEPFSDFDLKKVLAELREKSKIIASLLNE encoded by the coding sequence GTGTCTCATTTAATATTTTGTGTTGCACTTAAAAATGATGATGCTTTCATTAATGGTGAAAATACTGTAAAGGGGAATAAAAGCTTGGGTAAAAATCATCAACCAAAAGTCAAGTCACTTTATAAAGCATTAAAACTGTTGGATTATTTTGATGAAGAACACAAGGAACTTGGTGTAACAGAAATAGCTGAAATGAGCGGAATAATAAAAAGCAGTGTTCATAATATACTTCAGACCTTTGAGTGTTGCGGTTTTGTTACTCAGATCTATGGCAGCAATAAATACAGAATAGGTAGTGCTGCTTTAGAGTTGTTTGAAAAGTACAGAACTTCACATCATATTGACTATAGGGTTTCGGAAAGTCTTCAGGAAATTCGCAATAAATATCATGTTAATGTTTATTTGGGGATGAGAAACGAATTTGAAGTTATTTATATATGTGCCGAGGTTGAAACAAAGAATAGCGGCAATCTCCATAAGATAGGTGCAAAAACTCCTCTGCATTGTGTTGGCTTAGGAAAGATACTTCTGGGATATTCGGAAGTTGATATAAGAGAAGCATTTTATAAGACCGAGTTACAAAGATTTACACCATATACAATTTGTGATCAGGAAGTTCTTAGAAAAGAAGTGGAAGACGCAGTTTATTTGGGGTATGCAAAAAGTAATTCCGAATATGTTATTGGAATGAATAGTGTTGCTGTTCCGATAATAGTTGGATACGAACCGATTAAATATGCTTTGGGAGTATCTTCAAATGAGCCTTTCAGTGATTTTGACCTAAAGAAAGTTCTTGCAGAGCTAAGGGAAAAGAGTAAAATTATAGCAAGTCTTTTGAATGAATAG
- a CDS encoding DUF6273 domain-containing protein produces MKVGDQLVFGEYEWIVVEVQEDKALILTQEIVELRDYHNKNTDITWKDCELREYLNSEFYNKFSEEDREKIIETLNINPGNSWYKVDGGEDTMDYIFILSIDDVVRSFFGDSSRLLDYPGKNQRYWFQRKDENNSKRIAKFLNSTWWWWIRTSGKNNRVAAYIHGDGNIGIQGNGVSKRNTNVIHHLANDTRGGVRPALWIKSDRRRLENGQI; encoded by the coding sequence ATGAAGGTTGGAGATCAATTAGTATTTGGGGAATATGAATGGATTGTTGTTGAAGTGCAAGAAGATAAAGCTTTGATTCTAACTCAAGAAATCGTTGAGTTACGGGATTATCATAATAAGAATACAGATATCACCTGGAAAGACTGTGAATTAAGAGAATATCTAAATAGTGAATTTTATAATAAATTCAGTGAGGAAGATAGAGAAAAAATAATTGAAACCTTAAATATTAATCCCGGAAATTCGTGGTATAAAGTGGATGGTGGAGAAGATACAATGGATTATATTTTTATATTATCTATTGATGACGTTGTCAGATCATTTTTTGGTGATAGTAGTAGGCTATTGGATTATCCGGGAAAAAATCAGAGGTACTGGTTTCAAAGAAAAGATGAGAACAATAGCAAGCGAATAGCAAAATTCTTAAATTCAACATGGTGGTGGTGGATACGTACATCAGGAAAGAATAATCGTGTAGCAGCTTATATACATGGGGATGGCAACATTGGAATACAAGGAAATGGCGTTTCAAAGCGAAATACGAACGTAATTCATCATTTAGCCAATGACACAAGAGGCGGAGTTCGTCCGGCTCTTTGGATAAAAAGTGATAGAAGGAGACTTGAAAATGGACAAATATGA
- a CDS encoding type II toxin-antitoxin system RelE/ParE family toxin: MYKSVVTELAHQDLDKIVSYIVVELVNPKAAGDLLDEVDKCYRYLKSNAWMYGKCQNKRLDKEGYRRASIRNYLVVYKIYEDSKIVNIMPCIVLFIN, from the coding sequence ATGTATAAATCGGTTGTTACTGAGCTCGCCCATCAAGATCTTGATAAAATCGTTTCGTATATTGTAGTTGAACTAGTTAATCCAAAAGCAGCCGGAGATTTACTGGACGAAGTTGACAAATGTTACAGGTATCTTAAATCCAATGCATGGATGTATGGGAAATGCCAGAATAAGCGCTTGGATAAGGAAGGATATAGGAGAGCATCAATCAGGAATTATTTGGTTGTTTATAAAATTTATGAAGACTCAAAAATAGTTAATATAATGCCATGTATTGTACTATTTATTAATTGA
- a CDS encoding type II toxin-antitoxin system Phd/YefM family antitoxin — protein sequence MPEIIPIRDLKNTSKISQKCHESKEPIFVTKNGYGDMVIMSMEMYKEKMFMFDVYDKLIAAEEQLKEGKVLDGEASLKSIREKYNV from the coding sequence ATGCCTGAGATTATTCCAATCCGTGATTTAAAAAATACAAGTAAGATATCTCAGAAGTGCCATGAGTCAAAAGAACCTATTTTTGTAACTAAGAACGGTTATGGAGATATGGTAATTATGAGTATGGAAATGTATAAGGAAAAAATGTTTATGTTTGATGTATATGATAAACTTATTGCAGCCGAGGAGCAACTTAAGGAAGGAAAAGTGCTTGATGGGGAAGCATCTTTAAAAAGCATAAGAGAAAAATACAATGTATAA